Below is a genomic region from Streptococcus salivarius.
GGAGAATTTGTCGAACAACCTTATCAAATGATTTTCACAGAAAATAGTGCTGTTCGTTCTGGAGAAATCGCAGCTTTCCATTTTGCTGGTATCCCCATGTCACGTTTGGTGAAAACACCTCGTTATGATAAAGATGTCAAAACCTTGTTAAGAGCTGCAAAGAAAATGTTCGATTAAGAATCATTACACACATTAAAGACAGTAAACATCATGATTTCAAAATGTTTGCTGTTTTTTTATTTTTGCAAAAACCAGCTTTCATTATATTTTTCTAAATCTACTATAATTTACATTTGACTTTTTATCAGATTAGCTATAAAATAAAAGCGTTTCCGTTTGGTATCTCCAAACACTTCCTTCTCAGAAGCACCATAGAGAAACGATACTCAATTACGTCAAATGGATAGTGTCTAATAACACGTAAACTATCATTGTTATAAGATTAAAGAATATAAGGAGGACAAATGAATAAGAAAAGTTTTAAACTAATTGGATTAGTAGCTCTCGTAGCAAGTACTATCCTACTCGTAGCCTGCCAGTCTGATACCAAAACTGAATCCTCAAAGTCCAAGGACGTTCAATGGGGTTATACTGATGCTACTGGTCCAGACCATTGGGGTGACCTTTCTAAAGATTATAAACTCAGCAAAAATGGTAAAGAACAATCTCCGATCAATATCACCGGAGCTGAGGACGTTGATCTTCCAGAACTAAACCTTAATAATCAAGAATCAGAGGCTCAAGTTGAAAATAACGGGCATACAATTGAAGTCAGCTTTAAAAATCCAAAGAATACCCTAACGATTGGTGATGATGTCTATAAATTACAGCAGTTCCATTTTCACGCACCTAGTGAGAATGAAATTGATGGTCAGACTTATCCTCTAGAGGGTCACTTCGTCTACAAGACTGATAATGGGAAAATCACAGTTGTCTCAGTTCTCTATAATTATGGCGATGAAAATCAAGCCTTAAAACAAATCTGGGATAAGATGCCTCAGGCTGCTAATACTGAAACCGAGTTGTCTCAACCTATCTCACTAGATGATTTCTATCCTGAAGACAAGGACTACTACAACTTCGAAGGTTCCTTGACAACACCACCATGTACTGAGGGTGTTAACTGGATTGTCTTCAAGAATCAAGAAACCGTTAGTAAGGAACAAGTGGAGAAATTCACTCAAACCCTTGGATTTAAAAATAACCGTCCTATCCAAGATACAAACGGTCGACAAATTAAAGAATAAAACAAGATAAAAAGCTTGATGATGACTCCTCTCATCAAGCTTTTTTTCGTTGACAATTAGTTATAGACTTTGTTACACTTGCCCTATGATTATCAAACATACAAGAGATACACTCTCAGAAACTTACCTCGATGCCGTAGCCATCCGAAACACTGTTTTTGTTAAGGGGCAAGGTGTTCCTCGCTCCATTGAGATTGATGCGAATGAAGCCTACTGCATCCACTTTGTTCTATATGATGACAAAGGCAAGGCTGCAGCAACCGTACGCCTACTACCGAATAAAGACTTGACTCAGCTTACCCTCCAACGTATGGCGGTGCTCGATGCCTACCAAGGTCAAGGTCTGGGGAGCATTCTCCTAAAAGAAGCTGAAGATTTTGCACAAGAACAAGGCTTCCAGACTATTTCTCTCCATGCTCAACTCAGTGCACTTAAGTTCTACCTCAATAATGGCTATCAAGAAGTCGGTAACATCTTTGAAGAAGCTGGTATCCAACACATTACTGTAGAAAAATCCTTAATAAGTAAAAAAGCTTAAGCAGTTGACGTACTGCTTAAGCTTCTTCTTTTGTCGCAAATATAGGATAACCATGCTCGACAGCCAGCACTGTCACATTTTCTCTAGCTTTTAATCTCTCTGTGATTTTTTTCCAGTATTTCTGTCCTGTAAAAAGAAGGACAAAAAATCCCATGTAGACCAAAAAACCAAGAAATTGTTTATAATCAGAAGATGCCATTCTTGATTCTAGTTCTAGTAGCTCAAATAGTCCTCTCAATAGGGCTGTAAAGGTAATCATTATAAGACTAAGTCCATTAAAGTATCCTAAACATATAAGCAAATACTCTATTTGAAGCTTCTTGGAACGCTTTTTGTAGAGTAACTTATAGTCTTGACCATACTTTTCAAACACAGGAAAATGAATATCAAACCCTCTTCTCATATGAAGGACTTTTAAATCGGGTTGGGCACGATACCCAAGGCAATGAATCAGTTTGTATAGTAGTTCTCTTATCAAAATATAAAAAGAAATAATAAGGTTAGATAACAAGCTAATAAATACCAAAACTACAAAAGAGCTTACATCTCTATTAGTCGTCAAAAAAATGATCACCACTGTAAAACACATACCACAGAAAAAGAGACTACTCCCGTTAAGCATGCAAAAGAGCAAACTCAGAAACCAAGGGATAAGCTTTCTTTCCTTGGAGTGTCTACTCGACCGTTTCACGAATCAGCTCCTTCTTCATTATCTCAATTAAAACATCTCTGTCCTTAATCCATTGAGCTCTCTCATCCTTGTAGTAAGTACGATTACTGAGGAAAATCGCCGCACGTTGACGAGGGATATTGATAAGCACAAAGGTACCTGTATAACCAGTGTGAAGAATCCACTCGCCTTGGAGGTCCCAAGCGACACTGCGTTCCTTGTTGGATTGGCTGATATTCTGCGTCATATTTTTAGCAAAATCATCCGTCAAATAATGGTTAACAAAAATCTCTAAGTCTTTTAGTGTTGAAAAGAGACCTGCTGAACCTGTATGTTCTTTGAGAACTCGAGCCTTGGGATCATGAACAGTCCCTCCCGTAACCCCCTTAACTGTTGGAACAGCTACCTCAACTGGGCCAAACTGTGTTTCAGACATACCAAACGGTTGAAAAATCTCGGAGTCAAAGAGCTTATCCAGTGTTTGTCCAGAGACTTTTTCAAGCATCAAACCTAGGAGAATAAAATTTATATCTGTATACAAGAAAGGTTTATCAGCCTTAACTTTGATGGCATTAATAGCAGCAATCAAGCCAGCTTGGTCTAAGTCATCACGATTTGGAATAAAAGGATCAATTCCGCTACTGTGAGAAAGAAGCTGACGAAGGGTTAACGTCTTATCCACAACTTCAGGATAATAGGTCGATAGTTTCTCATCCAAGTCCAATTTTCCCGCTTGCAAGTAGAAAAGACAGAGGGTCCCAACTCCGACTACCTTGGAAACACTAGCTAGATCATAGGTAAGTCCTGGAACTACCGGAATAGTTCCATCCTGAGTTCCTAGATAATGCTCCTGCCAATCTTGTCCGTCATAAAGTGCAAGGCTGGCACCTGGAAAGATGTCAGCCTTGATGTAGTCTGTAATTGTTGACAATGTTTGTTGAAAATTAGTCATTACTTTGTAAACCAAACCTCAATATTGCTCATGTCAGTGAGTGCGAGCAAGTTCCCTTTGCTGTCTAGGTAACTAGAGAACTGTTCTTTTTCAAGTTTATCATGCAAGGCAACCAAGTCATAGTCTTCTGCTACCTTAAACTCTAGAATTTCCAAATCCCAAGTCTGGTCTGGACTCACTTGGAGGTCAGGACCTTCTGCTTTTTCAAAGTGGATAGACAAAGGCAATTCTTCGCCAAAAAGATTATCGTAGAAGAAAGCTGCTTGAGCTGTATCAACAACGTTCAAGGTCAAAGACTCAACCGTAAAGTCTGACACTCCTTTGAAATCTTCTTTTTCTTCAACATCTGCGTATTCAACTGTCTTAAGAGTAGACAAGTCATCTTCGGCATGCATCAAAATAAGACCATTCTCAGGTGAGATTGTTTCAAAGGCATACCCCTTTTCCCCTTGGAAAATAGCCTTGGCTTGGTGATCATCACGCGCCAAAAGGTACTCAATCTCAAGTGGATTTGAAACTTTAATGACCACTTTATTAATTTTCTTAGGACCTTCAACAGCGCGACAACGATAAGCTGGTGACTCCTCAATCACAAAAAGTGAGTTACGGTCTGTCCAATCTGTGAAGACCGCAAGGGCATTTTCCTCAGTCAAAAGCTTAAATCCTAATGTATTTTGGTAAAAATCAATATTTTCTTGTCTGTTATTTACACGAAAAATTGGTGTGTGAAACTTAAAATTCCCTGATTGCGTCATGACAACCTCCATTCTTTTCTATTTTATCCGAAAAGAGCCTGTGTGACAAGGATTTTCCTAAGAAAAAACAGTATTGTAATTTTTTCACTTTCTTTCACACAAATTATGAAAATCATTACATTATCTTTACTTTGGGGCTAGCATTTTCCTCATTTTAGAGTATAATAGAGTCTATGAAAACTCTTGTCAATAATCTGGCATTTAGACATGCCTATCAGGGATTTTTTTTACTGCTGATGATAGCTATCCCAAACATCACCTTAGGTATGACAACCTTATATAACAATCAGACTGGATTGACTTTTACGAAGCTTGAAAGCTGGGGAGTCATCGCTATCAATCTCATCATTTTTTACCTTACCTATCTCTGGGCAAAGAGTGAAGGATTGATGACTCGTTTTAGACTAGACCTCAAGGATGCTAAAGCAATTATCTGGGGCTTTCTCACTATCTTCTTGATGGGAGTCATTGGCAGTAATCTTATGCTACTAACCCATACCAACTACCATGCAGAACTTCAAAAGACGCTCACAACAACGCCTATCCTTCCAGTAACCATTGGTATGATTACGACAGCCTTCCTCCAAGAAATCCTCTTTCGCAAGTGGATTTTCACCTGGTTAGCTCCTTATTCGAAAACAGCTGTGCTAGTCAGCACTGGGCTCTTTTGTCTCTTTCATATGCCAACTAATCTTGCCTACCTCACTCTTTATATCGGAATGGGCTTGGCTCTCTCTATGGTCTACCAAAAAAGAGAAAACTTATCTGCAAGTATCACACTTCATGTTTTATGGAATCTTTACACCTTAGGTGCTACCATTCTAGTAATGACTAATCCAATGTGACTGAGAATATTTTCTCAGTTTTTTATTACTTTCAAAATTTTAAGCATAAAAAAATCTGAAGCACTAACTTCAGATTTTTTGTATTGATTAAAGGTAGAGGAACTTGAACAAAGCTATAGCTAAAACTCCTGCTAAGATTGGAGCTACAACTGGAACCCAAGCATACCACCATTTAGAATCACCTTTGTGCTCACCAAGAACTGTTGTTGGCAAGATGTGGTGGAGAAGACGTGGCATCAAGTCACGGGCTGGGTTAAGAGCTGGACCTGTTGCACCACCAAACGAAATAACCAAGGCTGCAACCAAGAAACCAACACCGATGTGGGCAACCGCAAGTGCACCATTAGCCATTTGACCTGTTACAGCTTCTTTATCATACCCATATTGAACTGCTTGTGAGACTAATTTGTGACCAAAGTAGTTGTTAGTCAAGGCAAGAGCACCAAAGAAGAGAAGGAATGAACCCGCAAACTCATTGGCAAAACCATTAAGCCAAGCACGTTTGTGATTTTCCTCTGAGTCTGAGTTATCATCAACAGCAGAGATTGTAGAGAAGGTACCGAGGATGTTGTTTGGATTCTCAGTTTGAAGATAATAAGGTTGGTGAACCCAAACCACGATAGCTTGTCCTAAGAAAGCACCGAGAAGTTGAGCAATCAAGTAACCTGGAACGGCTACCCATGAGAACAAGCCAGATGCAGCAAGTCCAAGTGTGAAGGCTGGGTTGATGTGGTTACCAGAAACATCACCAAACATAAGTGCTGGCATCATTACCGCAAAACCATAACCAAAACCAATAACAAGCCATCCAGACTTATTACCCTTAGTCCCTTTAAGCTCAACATTGGCAACCGAACCATTACCAAGTGCAACCATCAAAGCTGTCCCAATAAACTCAGTAATGTACTTCATAATCCAATCATGACTGAGCGCTTCTTTTAGAAAATCATTCATTTGTCTCTTTATTTCCTTTCACATTTTACAATAATTTAGACATCTATCATTTTATCAAGTATAATGTCTGATGTAAAGATATTTCTGAAATGTTTACGTATTCTTTTTTTGAGGTTTTAAAGTATGAAATTTAATCAGTTTAGTTACATCCCAGTAAGTCCTGAAATGGCTTGTCAGGAACTCCATTCTCTGGGCTTTGAAGTCTCTCTAGATGCCAGTGCCAAAGCTAATTTTGAGGCTTTTGTTCGCAAGCACTTCCTTTTCTTTGAAGATACTGATTTAGCTTTGAAAAATTGGATTGCTGATACAGAGACTGATCTCCTAACATTCTTCCAATCAGACCGTCCTTTGACTGCTGACGTCTTTGGTTTAGTGGCTCTTCAAATGCTAGGATTTGTCCCTAATGTAGACTTTACAGATAGTATTGCTTTCCTAGAGGAAATGGCTTTCCCAATTACTTTTGATGGTAGCCTTAATAACCTCCATCAATTGCTAGCAACACGCACACAGTCTGGCAATACCTTAATTGATCAGTTAGTAGCTCAGGATTTGATTCCTGTAAGTAATAACTACGTCTTCTTTAATGGTAAGAGCTTGGCAACATTTGACACTAATCAGCTTCACCGTGAGGTGGTTTATGTCGAAACACCTGTAGATACCGATAAAGATGGGCAGTTAGACTTGGTCAAGGTGACTATCTTACGTCCTGATGTGGACTTCCCGGTTCCAGCCATGATGACCGCAAGCCCTTATCAACAAGGGACTAACGAGCCTGCTTCAGATAAGCTTACCCACAAGATGGAGGGAGATTTGCTCGTCAAACCAGCAGGTGAAATCTCCCTTAGCCAACCAGAAATCAAGACACCAGAGGCAGACCTTACGCCTATCAATCCTGTCACAAAGGCTCAGGAGCGTTTTGCTCACACAGATACCTACACGCTTAACGATTACATGTTGGCTCGTGGTGTGGCTTCTATCTATGTATCGGGTGTCGGTACTTTCAATTCTGAAGGCTTCATGACCTCTGGAGACTATCAACAAGTTCTGGCCTATAAAGCTGTCATTGACTGGCTCAATGGTCGTGCACGCGCCTTTACTAGTCGTAGTAGACAGCATACCATCACTGCAGATTGGGCATCTGGTAAGGTGACTACTACCGGACTTTCATACTTAGGTACCATGTCCAACGCCCTTGCTACAACTGGTGTTGACGGTTTGGAAATGGTTATCGCTGAAGCAGGTATTTCTTCTTGGTACGACTACTATCGTGAAAATGGACTCCTCGTCAGTCCTGGAGGATACCCTGGTGAAGATCTCGACACTTTGACTGAATTTACCTATTCTCGTGCCCTATTAGCTGGAGAATACCTACGCCACCAAAAAGACTACCAAGCCTACCTCAAAGAGCTAAGCACAGCCATTGATCGTAAGCACGGAGACTATAGCCAGTTCTGGCATAACCGTAACTATGTGCAGTTCGCAGATCGTGTTAAAGCTACTGTTGTCTTTACACATGGTAGCCAAGACTGGAACGTCAAACCGATTAACGTCTATCAAATGTTCAGAGCCCTTCCTGACACTCTTGAAAAACACCTCTTCTTCCACAATGGTGCCCACGTTTACATGAATGCTTGGCAGTCTATTGACTTCCGAGAAAGCATGAACGCCTTGATTTGTCAGAAACTCCTTGGTTTGGAGAATGGCTACACACTGCCTACTGTTATCTGGCAAAACAACCAGTCTGAACAGACCTGGGAAGTTCTCGATAACTTTGGACACGACAATGGTAAAAACATTCAGCTTGGTGAGGCTGAAGCTAGTATCGCTAACCATTATGAAGAGGAAACCTTCACCAAATATGGTAAAGCTTACCAAAGCTTCAAGGATGACCTCTTTGCAGACAAAGCCAATGCCATTACCTTGGACTTTGAACTGGACCAAGATATCCAGATTAATGGTCGTGTCCACCTAGAGCTCAAGGTTAAGTCTAATACAAACCGTGGTCTCATTTCGGCCCAAGTTCTAGAAATGGGTGACAAGAAGTATCTCGCAC
It encodes:
- a CDS encoding Xaa-Pro dipeptidyl-peptidase encodes the protein MKFNQFSYIPVSPEMACQELHSLGFEVSLDASAKANFEAFVRKHFLFFEDTDLALKNWIADTETDLLTFFQSDRPLTADVFGLVALQMLGFVPNVDFTDSIAFLEEMAFPITFDGSLNNLHQLLATRTQSGNTLIDQLVAQDLIPVSNNYVFFNGKSLATFDTNQLHREVVYVETPVDTDKDGQLDLVKVTILRPDVDFPVPAMMTASPYQQGTNEPASDKLTHKMEGDLLVKPAGEISLSQPEIKTPEADLTPINPVTKAQERFAHTDTYTLNDYMLARGVASIYVSGVGTFNSEGFMTSGDYQQVLAYKAVIDWLNGRARAFTSRSRQHTITADWASGKVTTTGLSYLGTMSNALATTGVDGLEMVIAEAGISSWYDYYRENGLLVSPGGYPGEDLDTLTEFTYSRALLAGEYLRHQKDYQAYLKELSTAIDRKHGDYSQFWHNRNYVQFADRVKATVVFTHGSQDWNVKPINVYQMFRALPDTLEKHLFFHNGAHVYMNAWQSIDFRESMNALICQKLLGLENGYTLPTVIWQNNQSEQTWEVLDNFGHDNGKNIQLGEAEASIANHYEEETFTKYGKAYQSFKDDLFADKANAITLDFELDQDIQINGRVHLELKVKSNTNRGLISAQVLEMGDKKYLAPIPALKRMNLDNGRLFKEEALRELPFKQAKYRVITKGHLNLQNRKNLLSIENVTPNEWMTIGLDLQPTIYKLNKGDKLRLVLYTTDFEHTIRDNSNYELTVDLSQSQMTLPY
- a CDS encoding GNAT family N-acetyltransferase, yielding MIIKHTRDTLSETYLDAVAIRNTVFVKGQGVPRSIEIDANEAYCIHFVLYDDKGKAAATVRLLPNKDLTQLTLQRMAVLDAYQGQGLGSILLKEAEDFAQEQGFQTISLHAQLSALKFYLNNGYQEVGNIFEEAGIQHITVEKSLISKKA
- a CDS encoding CPBP family intramembrane glutamic endopeptidase yields the protein MKTLVNNLAFRHAYQGFFLLLMIAIPNITLGMTTLYNNQTGLTFTKLESWGVIAINLIIFYLTYLWAKSEGLMTRFRLDLKDAKAIIWGFLTIFLMGVIGSNLMLLTHTNYHAELQKTLTTTPILPVTIGMITTAFLQEILFRKWIFTWLAPYSKTAVLVSTGLFCLFHMPTNLAYLTLYIGMGLALSMVYQKRENLSASITLHVLWNLYTLGATILVMTNPM
- the gla gene encoding aquaglyceroporin Gla, with amino-acid sequence MNDFLKEALSHDWIMKYITEFIGTALMVALGNGSVANVELKGTKGNKSGWLVIGFGYGFAVMMPALMFGDVSGNHINPAFTLGLAASGLFSWVAVPGYLIAQLLGAFLGQAIVVWVHQPYYLQTENPNNILGTFSTISAVDDNSDSEENHKRAWLNGFANEFAGSFLLFFGALALTNNYFGHKLVSQAVQYGYDKEAVTGQMANGALAVAHIGVGFLVAALVISFGGATGPALNPARDLMPRLLHHILPTTVLGEHKGDSKWWYAWVPVVAPILAGVLAIALFKFLYL
- a CDS encoding serine hydrolase domain-containing protein, coding for MTNFQQTLSTITDYIKADIFPGASLALYDGQDWQEHYLGTQDGTIPVVPGLTYDLASVSKVVGVGTLCLFYLQAGKLDLDEKLSTYYPEVVDKTLTLRQLLSHSSGIDPFIPNRDDLDQAGLIAAINAIKVKADKPFLYTDINFILLGLMLEKVSGQTLDKLFDSEIFQPFGMSETQFGPVEVAVPTVKGVTGGTVHDPKARVLKEHTGSAGLFSTLKDLEIFVNHYLTDDFAKNMTQNISQSNKERSVAWDLQGEWILHTGYTGTFVLINIPRQRAAIFLSNRTYYKDERAQWIKDRDVLIEIMKKELIRETVE
- a CDS encoding carbonic anhydrase, which gives rise to MNKKSFKLIGLVALVASTILLVACQSDTKTESSKSKDVQWGYTDATGPDHWGDLSKDYKLSKNGKEQSPINITGAEDVDLPELNLNNQESEAQVENNGHTIEVSFKNPKNTLTIGDDVYKLQQFHFHAPSENEIDGQTYPLEGHFVYKTDNGKITVVSVLYNYGDENQALKQIWDKMPQAANTETELSQPISLDDFYPEDKDYYNFEGSLTTPPCTEGVNWIVFKNQETVSKEQVEKFTQTLGFKNNRPIQDTNGRQIKE
- a CDS encoding CppA family protein, with amino-acid sequence MTQSGNFKFHTPIFRVNNRQENIDFYQNTLGFKLLTEENALAVFTDWTDRNSLFVIEESPAYRCRAVEGPKKINKVVIKVSNPLEIEYLLARDDHQAKAIFQGEKGYAFETISPENGLILMHAEDDLSTLKTVEYADVEEKEDFKGVSDFTVESLTLNVVDTAQAAFFYDNLFGEELPLSIHFEKAEGPDLQVSPDQTWDLEILEFKVAEDYDLVALHDKLEKEQFSSYLDSKGNLLALTDMSNIEVWFTK